One genomic segment of Streptomyces sp. TLI_146 includes these proteins:
- a CDS encoding NADH-quinone oxidoreductase subunit A, whose amino-acid sequence MNAYAPILVLGALGAGFAIFSVVMATLIGPKRYNRAKLEAYECGIEPTPTPAGGGRFPIKYYLTAMLFIVFDIEIVFLYPWAVTFDALGVFGLVEMLLFVLTVFVAYAYVWRRGGLEWD is encoded by the coding sequence GTGAATGCCTACGCGCCCATCCTCGTGCTCGGCGCCCTAGGGGCTGGGTTTGCGATCTTCTCCGTGGTCATGGCCACGCTTATCGGCCCAAAACGGTACAACCGGGCGAAACTTGAGGCGTACGAGTGCGGCATCGAACCGACTCCCACGCCGGCCGGAGGCGGCCGCTTCCCCATCAAGTACTACCTGACGGCGATGCTCTTCATCGTCTTCGACATCGAGATCGTCTTCCTCTACCCCTGGGCCGTCACCTTCGACGCCCTGGGGGTTTTCGGGCTCGTGGAGATGCTGCTCTTCGTGCTCACCGTCTTCGTCGCCTACGCGTACGTGTGGCGGCGCGGCGGCCTGGAATGGGACTGA
- a CDS encoding NADH-quinone oxidoreductase subunit B family protein encodes MGLEEKLPSGFLLTTVEQAAGWVRKASVFPATFGLACCAIEMMTTGAGRYDLARFGMEVFRGSPRQADLMIVAGRVSQKMAPVLRQVYDQMPNPKWVISMGVCASSGGMFNNYAIVQGVDHIVPVDIYLPGCPPRPEMLIDAILKLHQKIQGSKLGVNAEEAAREAEEAALKALPTIEMKGLLR; translated from the coding sequence ATGGGACTCGAAGAGAAACTGCCGAGCGGCTTTCTGCTGACCACCGTCGAACAGGCCGCGGGCTGGGTGCGCAAGGCGTCCGTCTTCCCCGCCACCTTCGGCCTGGCCTGCTGCGCCATCGAGATGATGACGACCGGCGCCGGACGGTACGACCTGGCCCGCTTCGGCATGGAGGTCTTCCGCGGCTCGCCGCGCCAGGCGGACCTGATGATCGTGGCCGGCCGGGTCAGCCAGAAGATGGCGCCGGTCCTGCGGCAGGTCTACGACCAGATGCCCAACCCCAAGTGGGTCATCTCCATGGGGGTTTGCGCATCCTCGGGCGGAATGTTCAACAATTACGCGATTGTGCAGGGCGTCGACCACATTGTGCCGGTCGACATCTATTTGCCCGGTTGCCCGCCGCGGCCCGAGATGCTGATCGACGCGATCCTCAAGCTCCACCAGAAGATCCAGGGCTCCAAGCTCGGGGTGAACGCGGAGGAGGCCGCCCGCGAGGCGGAGGAGGCCGCCCTCAAGGCGCTGCCCACCATTGAGATGAAGGGGCTGCTGCGGTGA
- a CDS encoding NADH-quinone oxidoreductase subunit C, producing MSDDRTPEAPENGGLPAQRDDTGDTIGVRRGMFGAANGGDTSGYGGLVRTVTLPGASSRPYGGWFDEVADELEGALEEQDLLPENAIEKTVVDRGELTFHIAREHLVRVARTLRDDPALRFELCTGVSGVHFPGDKGRELHAVYHLRSLTHGRLIRLEVTAPDSDPHLPSLVGVYPTNDWHERETYDFFGLVFDGHPALTRIMMPDDWQGFPQRKDYPLGGIPVEYKGAQIPAPDQRRSYS from the coding sequence GTGAGCGACGACCGTACTCCCGAGGCGCCGGAGAACGGCGGCCTGCCCGCCCAGCGCGACGACACCGGCGACACCATCGGCGTCCGCAGGGGCATGTTCGGTGCGGCCAACGGCGGCGACACCAGCGGCTACGGCGGCCTGGTGCGCACCGTGACCCTCCCGGGCGCCTCCTCCCGCCCCTACGGCGGCTGGTTCGACGAGGTGGCCGACGAGCTCGAAGGCGCGCTGGAGGAGCAGGACCTGCTCCCCGAGAACGCCATCGAGAAGACCGTCGTCGACCGCGGCGAGCTGACCTTCCACATCGCGCGCGAGCACCTTGTACGCGTGGCACGCACCCTGCGCGACGACCCGGCCCTGCGCTTCGAGCTCTGCACGGGCGTCAGCGGCGTGCACTTCCCCGGCGACAAGGGCCGCGAGCTGCACGCCGTCTACCACCTGCGCTCGCTCACCCACGGCCGGCTGATCCGGCTCGAAGTCACCGCCCCGGACAGCGATCCGCACCTTCCGTCCCTGGTCGGCGTCTACCCGACCAACGACTGGCACGAGCGCGAGACCTACGACTTCTTCGGCCTGGTCTTCGACGGCCACCCCGCCCTCACCCGGATCATGATGCCGGACGACTGGCAGGGCTTCCCGCAGCGCAAGGACTACCCCCTCGGCGGCATTCCCGTCGAGTACAAGGGCGCCCAGATCCCGGCTCCGGACCAGCGGAGGTCGTACAGCTGA
- a CDS encoding NADH-quinone oxidoreductase subunit D produces MNTDSATSRASARETTEGTVYTVTGGDWDEVARTAARADDERIVVNMGPQHPSTHGVLRLILEIDGETVTEARCGIGYLHTGIEKNLEFRTWTQGTTFVTRMDYLTPFFNETAYCLGVEKLLGITDQIPDRASVIRVLLMELNRLSSHLVCIATGGMELGATTIMIYGFRDRELILDVFELITGLRMNHAFVRPGGLAQDLPPGAVDQLREFVKTMKKNLPEYDKLATGNPIFKARMQDVGYLDLTGCMALGATGPILRSAGLPHDLRKTDPYCGYETYDFEVPTADSCDAYGRFLVRLEEMRQSLRIVEQCLDRLAPGPVMVADKKIAWPAQLALGPDGLGNSLDHIKKIMGTSMESLIHHFKLVTEGFRVPVGQTYAAVESPKGELGVHVVSDGGTRPYRVHFRDPSFTNLQAMAAMCEGGQVADVIVAVASIDPVMGGVDR; encoded by the coding sequence ATGAACACCGACAGCGCAACTTCGCGCGCTTCCGCCAGGGAGACGACGGAGGGGACCGTATATACGGTCACCGGCGGCGACTGGGACGAGGTCGCCCGCACCGCCGCCCGCGCCGACGACGAGCGCATCGTCGTCAACATGGGCCCCCAGCACCCCTCGACGCACGGCGTGCTCCGCCTCATCCTGGAGATCGACGGCGAGACGGTCACCGAGGCCCGCTGCGGCATCGGCTATCTGCACACCGGCATCGAGAAGAACCTCGAATTCCGCACCTGGACGCAGGGCACCACCTTCGTCACGCGCATGGACTACCTGACGCCGTTCTTCAACGAGACGGCGTACTGCCTGGGCGTGGAGAAGCTGCTCGGCATCACCGACCAGATCCCCGACCGCGCCTCGGTCATCCGGGTGCTCCTGATGGAGCTGAACCGGCTCTCCTCGCACCTGGTCTGCATCGCCACCGGCGGCATGGAGCTCGGCGCCACCACGATCATGATCTACGGCTTCCGGGACCGCGAACTCATCCTCGACGTCTTCGAGCTGATCACCGGTCTGCGCATGAACCACGCGTTCGTCCGCCCCGGCGGTCTCGCCCAGGACCTGCCCCCGGGCGCGGTGGACCAGCTCCGCGAGTTCGTGAAGACGATGAAGAAGAACCTGCCGGAGTACGACAAGCTCGCCACCGGCAACCCGATCTTCAAGGCCCGTATGCAGGACGTCGGGTACCTCGACCTGACCGGCTGCATGGCGCTCGGCGCGACGGGACCGATCCTGCGCTCCGCGGGCCTGCCGCACGACCTGCGCAAGACCGACCCGTACTGCGGCTACGAGACCTACGACTTCGAGGTCCCCACCGCCGACAGCTGCGACGCCTACGGCCGCTTCCTGGTGCGGCTGGAGGAGATGCGCCAGTCGCTGCGGATCGTCGAGCAGTGCCTGGACCGGCTCGCGCCCGGACCGGTCATGGTCGCCGACAAGAAGATCGCCTGGCCCGCCCAGCTCGCGCTGGGCCCGGACGGACTCGGCAACTCCCTCGACCACATCAAGAAGATCATGGGCACCTCCATGGAGTCCCTGATCCACCACTTCAAGCTGGTGACCGAGGGCTTCCGCGTCCCCGTCGGACAGACGTACGCGGCCGTCGAGTCGCCCAAGGGCGAGCTCGGGGTGCACGTCGTGAGCGACGGCGGCACCCGCCCCTACCGGGTCCACTTCCGCGACCCGTCCTTCACCAATCTCCAGGCCATGGCGGCGATGTGCGAGGGCGGCCAGGTCGCCGACGTCATCGTCGCCGTCGCGTCCATCGACCCCGTGATGGGAGGCGTCGACCGGTGA
- the nuoE gene encoding NADH-quinone oxidoreductase subunit NuoE, translating to MPQLPAPDFPADVRARLEADAKEVIARYPDSRSALLPLLHLVQSEEGHVSRTGMRFCAEMLDLTTAEVTAVATFYTMYRRKPSGDYQVGVCTNTLCAVMGGDAIFDELKHHLGVGNDETTPDGKVTLEHIECNAACDFAPVVMVNWEFFDNQTPESAKRLVDDLRAGRPVEPTRGAPLCTYKETARILAGFPDERPGAVAASGGAGPASLVGLRLAKGEAPHPRVVHPRGEGPRGEEPQPGAEHLSSHDAPQQTSASDPAHPAGPVDEEGE from the coding sequence ATGCCCCAGCTGCCCGCGCCCGACTTCCCGGCCGACGTCCGGGCCCGGCTCGAAGCGGACGCCAAGGAGGTCATCGCCCGCTACCCGGACAGCCGCTCCGCGCTGCTGCCGCTGCTGCACCTCGTGCAGTCGGAGGAGGGCCATGTCTCCCGCACCGGGATGCGCTTCTGCGCCGAGATGCTGGACCTCACGACCGCCGAGGTGACCGCCGTCGCCACCTTCTACACGATGTACCGGCGCAAGCCCTCCGGCGACTACCAGGTGGGCGTCTGCACCAACACCCTGTGCGCGGTGATGGGCGGCGACGCCATCTTCGACGAGCTCAAGCACCACCTCGGCGTCGGCAACGACGAGACCACCCCCGACGGCAAGGTCACGCTCGAACACATCGAGTGCAACGCCGCCTGCGACTTCGCGCCCGTGGTGATGGTCAACTGGGAGTTCTTCGACAACCAGACCCCCGAGTCGGCCAAGCGCCTGGTCGACGACCTGCGCGCGGGCAGGCCGGTGGAGCCCACCCGCGGGGCCCCGCTGTGCACCTACAAGGAGACCGCCCGGATCCTGGCCGGCTTCCCCGACGAGCGCCCCGGCGCCGTCGCGGCGAGCGGTGGCGCGGGCCCGGCCTCCCTGGTCGGCCTGCGCCTGGCGAAGGGCGAGGCCCCGCACCCGCGCGTGGTCCACCCGCGCGGCGAGGGCCCCCGCGGCGAGGAACCGCAGCCCGGCGCCGAGCACTTGAGCTCGCACGACGCACCGCAGCAGACCTCTGCGTCCGACCCCGCGCACCCGGCGGGCCCGGTCGACGAGGAGGGGGAGTGA
- the nuoF gene encoding NADH-quinone oxidoreductase subunit NuoF: MTLAAELSGNGNGSSPEKLLAPVLSAFWDQPESWTLETYRRHDGYEGLRKALAMSPDDLIAYVKDSGLRGRGGAGFPTGMKWQFIPQGDGKPHYLVVNADESEPGTCKDIPLLFANPHSLIEGIVIACYAIRSSHAFIYLRGEVVPVLRRLHEAVREAYAAGYLGKDILGSGLDLELTVHAGAGAYICGEETALLDSLEGRRGQPRLRPPFPAVAGLYACPTVVNNVESIASVPAILTRGKDWFKSMGSEKSPGFTLYSLSGHVANPGQFEAPLGITLRQLLDMSGGMRPGHRLKFWTPGGSSTPMFTDEHLDVPLDYEGVGAAGSMLGTKALQCFDETTCVVRAVTRWTEFYAHESCGKCTPCREGTYWLVQLLRDIEAGKGAMGDLDKLSDIADNINGKSFCALGDGAAAPIFSSLKYFRAEYEQHITGRGCPFDPAKSTLWADSPHRTTEVNA, translated from the coding sequence ATGACCTTGGCAGCCGAACTGAGTGGGAACGGGAACGGAAGCAGCCCCGAGAAGCTGCTGGCACCCGTGCTGTCGGCCTTCTGGGACCAGCCCGAATCCTGGACCCTGGAGACCTACCGCCGGCACGACGGCTATGAGGGGCTGCGCAAGGCCCTGGCCATGTCGCCGGACGACCTCATCGCGTACGTGAAGGACTCCGGGCTGCGCGGCCGGGGCGGCGCGGGCTTCCCCACGGGCATGAAGTGGCAGTTCATCCCGCAGGGCGATGGCAAACCGCACTATCTAGTTGTCAACGCCGACGAGTCGGAGCCCGGGACCTGCAAGGACATCCCGCTCCTCTTCGCCAACCCGCATAGCCTCATCGAGGGCATCGTGATCGCCTGTTACGCGATCAGGTCGTCGCACGCGTTCATCTATCTGCGCGGGGAAGTCGTCCCCGTACTGCGGAGGCTGCACGAGGCCGTGCGGGAGGCCTACGCGGCCGGCTACCTCGGCAAGGACATCCTGGGCAGCGGTCTCGACCTCGAACTCACCGTGCACGCGGGCGCGGGCGCGTACATCTGCGGTGAGGAGACCGCCCTGCTGGACTCCTTGGAAGGCCGTCGCGGTCAGCCCCGGCTGCGTCCCCCCTTCCCTGCGGTCGCCGGTCTCTACGCGTGCCCCACTGTTGTCAACAACGTCGAGTCCATCGCCAGCGTTCCCGCGATCCTCACTCGCGGAAAAGACTGGTTCAAATCGATGGGGAGCGAGAAGTCCCCGGGCTTCACGCTCTATTCGCTCAGCGGGCACGTCGCCAACCCCGGCCAGTTCGAGGCCCCGCTCGGCATCACGCTGCGCCAGCTGCTCGACATGAGCGGCGGGATGCGCCCGGGCCACCGGCTCAAGTTCTGGACCCCGGGCGGCTCCTCGACCCCGATGTTCACCGACGAGCACCTCGACGTCCCGCTGGACTACGAGGGCGTGGGCGCGGCCGGCTCGATGCTGGGCACCAAGGCGCTCCAGTGCTTCGACGAGACCACCTGCGTCGTACGGGCGGTCACCCGCTGGACCGAGTTCTACGCCCACGAGTCCTGCGGCAAGTGCACGCCGTGCCGCGAAGGCACCTACTGGCTCGTCCAGTTGCTCCGCGACATCGAGGCGGGCAAGGGCGCCATGGGCGACCTCGACAAGCTCAGTGACATCGCCGACAACATCAACGGCAAGTCGTTCTGCGCGCTCGGCGACGGCGCCGCCGCGCCCATCTTCTCCTCGCTCAAGTACTTCCGCGCGGAGTACGAGCAGCACATCACGGGCCGGGGCTGCCCCTTCGACCCGGCCAAGTCGACCCTGTGGGCCGACAGCCCGCACCGCACCACGGAGGTGAACGCATGA